Proteins encoded in a region of the Chryseobacterium piperi genome:
- a CDS encoding DUF417 family protein encodes MIEFLARSQKNFIHFLRISIFIVMAWIGGLKAFPYEAEGIIPFVANSPFMSFFLYKKVSDTDNYKLHKNKEGEFVPTNIKWHQANGTYIFSYALGTVILAIGALVLLGIFYPKIGLTGGLLTTGMSIVTLSFLITTPEVWVPNLGGPDYGFPYLSGAGRLVLKDIIMLGAGLVIAADSAQRILKKS; translated from the coding sequence ATGATTGAATTCTTAGCCCGTTCACAGAAAAACTTCATCCATTTTTTAAGAATAAGTATTTTCATTGTTATGGCCTGGATCGGTGGCCTAAAAGCCTTTCCTTATGAAGCAGAAGGAATTATTCCTTTTGTTGCCAACTCACCATTCATGAGTTTCTTCCTTTATAAAAAAGTATCGGACACAGATAATTACAAACTCCATAAAAACAAAGAGGGAGAATTTGTGCCCACAAACATTAAATGGCATCAGGCCAACGGAACTTATATATTTTCCTATGCATTAGGAACTGTTATACTAGCGATTGGAGCTTTAGTCTTGTTAGGAATATTCTACCCTAAAATAGGCTTAACAGGAGGGCTATTAACAACAGGAATGTCTATCGTCACCCTCTCTTTTCTCATTACTACCCCGGAGGTCTGGGTTCCCAATCTAGGTGGTCCTGATTATGGCTTTCCATATCTTTCAGGAGCCGGGCGGCTGGTACTAAAAGACATCATCATGCTGGGAGCCGGCCTGGTTATTGCTGCTGATTCAGCACAGCGTATCTTAAAAAAATCATGA
- a CDS encoding helix-turn-helix domain-containing protein gives MSFSIDRKSSDHFETIFSDPFYHIFLFEGNGTIVIDFTEYTFNGRIVLFSSPFQNIQIFSNDNTPIDILSFHSDFYCIEFHKKEVACNGLLFNNIYLFPYFTLNKELFEEIADYFLKIQKVDPKESFSHAVLQSYLQLILAICSKEKNKILPDKELAKDDFNELKSFQNLVEEHFLIEKNLSFYADLLHITPNTLSKKIKSRFNKTPSQIIQERVILEAKKQIHLTRKSIKEIALELNFNDEFYFSKYFKKYTGVSPTQFRKEVGISIVADLYK, from the coding sequence ATGTCCTTTTCAATTGACAGAAAAAGCTCAGATCACTTTGAAACCATTTTCAGTGATCCTTTTTATCATATTTTTTTATTTGAAGGAAATGGTACCATAGTGATAGACTTTACTGAATATACTTTTAACGGAAGAATTGTTCTATTTTCTTCTCCTTTTCAGAATATTCAGATTTTCAGTAATGATAATACCCCTATTGATATCCTTAGTTTCCATAGTGATTTTTACTGCATTGAATTTCATAAAAAAGAAGTCGCCTGTAACGGATTGCTTTTTAACAACATTTATCTTTTTCCTTATTTTACCCTTAATAAAGAGCTGTTTGAGGAAATTGCAGATTACTTCTTAAAAATCCAGAAAGTAGATCCAAAAGAAAGTTTTTCACATGCTGTTTTACAATCGTATCTACAACTTATTCTCGCCATTTGTAGCAAAGAGAAAAATAAGATACTTCCTGATAAAGAACTAGCCAAAGATGATTTTAATGAATTAAAATCTTTTCAAAACCTGGTAGAAGAGCATTTTCTGATAGAGAAAAATTTATCTTTTTATGCAGATCTACTTCATATTACGCCCAACACTTTAAGCAAAAAGATCAAATCACGTTTCAACAAAACCCCTTCTCAAATTATTCAGGAAAGAGTAATTCTTGAAGCTAAAAAACAAATCCATCTTACCCGCAAATCAATCAAAGAAATTGCATTGGAACTTAATTTCAATGATGAATTTTATTTCAGTAAGTATTTTAAAAAATATACGGGTGTATCTCCTACTCAATTCCGGAAAGAAGTCGGCATTTCTATCGTTGCAGATTTGTACAAATAA
- a CDS encoding S41 family peptidase translates to MKFLLFLFGLATLWSCSSVVKQNEQEPVYTAPDLLKKDVDYAYTKLKEMHPQLYKYIPRKDLDYKFDSLKQTIDKPLTALQFYFKLQPVITTIREGHLSLLIPYEKIKNSNSEGRLFSYFKYYIKGTRLYIIENKDSLFNIKPGTEILSINDIPVTTYIHKYKKLISSDGRNTTFIPYYLKDTFFCFFSMENGYLDHVKIETQYHQQKQSYILEREKEKEGLQNKTSKKKNYYCASNRSFRFLDEGNTIAYISIKKFSNNNSEKFYRDTFERIKEAKSSYLILDIRNNYGGSLQEINNLYSYLVSEPFTLIKPSRINSGTTPLKTKYFKKSSPLEYALKGIAYPTYLFLKTLHTYKGKDGKFYYKIKADNVTKPRKNAFKGKIFVLINGGSFSASSIISSKLKFDKKAFLVGEETGGANDGTVAGFYSYQVLPNSKLTLPIGLLLVNPNITLTNSQHGVIPDTTVTETLQDIINKNDVQLKWIKDEITREKKSKPKQ, encoded by the coding sequence TTGAAATTTTTATTATTTTTATTTGGACTGGCTACATTATGGTCCTGCTCTTCTGTTGTGAAACAAAATGAACAGGAACCCGTGTATACTGCTCCGGATCTTCTCAAAAAAGATGTTGATTATGCATATACCAAACTAAAGGAAATGCATCCTCAACTCTATAAATATATACCCCGAAAAGACCTGGATTATAAGTTTGACAGTCTCAAACAAACCATAGACAAACCTCTTACGGCTCTTCAGTTTTATTTTAAATTACAACCGGTAATCACTACAATACGAGAGGGACATCTTTCTTTATTAATCCCTTATGAAAAAATAAAAAACAGTAATAGTGAAGGACGATTATTCAGCTACTTCAAATATTACATCAAAGGAACTCGTCTCTATATCATAGAAAATAAAGACTCCCTTTTCAATATAAAGCCCGGGACTGAAATCCTGAGTATTAATGATATTCCCGTAACAACTTACATCCACAAATACAAAAAGCTCATCAGCAGTGATGGACGTAATACGACTTTCATTCCTTATTATTTAAAAGATACATTCTTTTGTTTTTTCAGTATGGAAAACGGATACCTAGATCATGTAAAGATTGAAACCCAATATCATCAGCAAAAGCAAAGCTATATTCTGGAAAGAGAAAAGGAAAAAGAAGGGCTTCAAAACAAGACAAGTAAAAAAAAGAATTACTATTGTGCTTCTAACAGAAGTTTCAGATTCCTTGATGAGGGTAACACAATAGCTTATATTAGTATAAAGAAATTTTCAAATAATAACTCTGAAAAATTTTACAGAGACACCTTTGAAAGAATTAAGGAAGCTAAGTCTTCATACCTGATACTTGATATCCGAAATAATTATGGGGGATCATTACAGGAGATTAATAATTTATATTCTTATTTGGTTTCTGAACCTTTTACACTGATAAAGCCATCACGTATCAACTCCGGAACAACACCTTTAAAAACAAAATATTTCAAAAAAAGCAGCCCGCTGGAATATGCATTAAAAGGGATTGCATATCCTACCTATCTTTTCCTGAAAACGCTTCACACCTATAAAGGAAAAGATGGAAAATTTTACTATAAAATAAAAGCTGACAATGTTACCAAACCCCGTAAAAATGCCTTCAAGGGGAAAATTTTTGTCTTGATTAACGGCGGAAGCTTTTCAGCATCTTCCATTATAAGCTCCAAATTAAAATTCGACAAGAAAGCTTTTCTGGTAGGAGAAGAAACCGGAGGTGCCAATGATGGAACCGTTGCCGGATTTTATTCTTATCAAGTTCTTCCTAATTCGAAGCTTACACTTCCTATCGGACTACTATTAGTTAATCCTAATATCACCCTTACCAATTCTCAGCATGGGGTCATTCCCGACACCACAGTCACAGAAACACTACAGGATATTATCAATAAAAATGACGTCCAGCTAAAATGGATTAAAGATGAAATCACAAGGGAAAAGAAAAGTAAGCCAAAGCAGTAA
- a CDS encoding MBL fold metallo-hydrolase, translating into MMYLIIILFISIAVYFLITSQPAFGAEPTGKRLEKMKKSKHYKESQFHNLSHTPSIAEGYSMPKVLYDFFLAKKDPLLKPLKNIPSVHTDLKNISKDQDVFIWLGHSSYYIQTDGVSFLIDPVLSSYGSPFKYFNKAFAGSDIFKPEDIPNIDYLVITHDHYDHLDYPTVKAIRNRVGTVILPLGVGAHFEKWGYSESQLIEEEWGSTSDLKNQIKIIYTPARHFSGRKVKRNGTLWTSYVLETPTKKIFLGGDSGYDSHFKMIGEKYGPFDYAIMENGQYNEAWKYIHALPEDVVQASIDINARNIIPVHSSKFALALHPWNEPLKKITSLSKGKNLHILTPMIGEQVNLNHSDNQFRLWWDD; encoded by the coding sequence ATGATGTATTTAATTATTATTCTGTTCATTTCAATTGCAGTCTATTTCTTAATAACCAGCCAGCCGGCTTTTGGAGCGGAGCCTACTGGGAAAAGACTGGAAAAAATGAAAAAATCCAAACACTATAAAGAAAGCCAGTTTCATAACCTGAGCCATACACCATCTATCGCAGAGGGATATAGTATGCCCAAAGTTCTGTATGATTTTTTTCTGGCTAAAAAAGATCCGCTTTTAAAACCATTAAAAAATATTCCGAGTGTACACACGGATCTCAAAAATATTTCAAAAGATCAGGATGTTTTCATCTGGCTGGGACACTCTTCTTATTATATCCAGACGGATGGAGTTTCTTTTTTGATTGATCCTGTTTTAAGCAGTTATGGTTCACCTTTTAAATACTTTAATAAAGCATTTGCGGGGTCTGATATTTTTAAGCCTGAAGATATTCCAAATATTGATTATCTTGTTATTACGCATGATCATTATGATCATTTGGATTATCCTACAGTAAAGGCAATCAGAAACAGGGTTGGAACTGTTATTCTGCCTTTGGGGGTTGGAGCTCATTTTGAGAAATGGGGATATAGTGAAAGCCAGCTTATTGAAGAAGAATGGGGAAGTACCAGTGATTTAAAAAATCAGATCAAAATAATCTATACTCCTGCAAGACATTTTTCCGGGAGAAAAGTAAAAAGAAATGGTACGCTCTGGACTTCTTATGTGTTGGAAACGCCGACCAAAAAGATATTTTTAGGAGGTGATAGTGGCTACGATAGCCATTTTAAGATGATAGGGGAAAAGTACGGTCCTTTCGATTATGCGATCATGGAGAATGGGCAGTATAATGAGGCATGGAAATATATTCATGCTCTTCCTGAAGATGTAGTACAGGCAAGTATTGATATCAATGCACGGAATATTATCCCCGTTCACTCCTCAAAATTCGCCCTCGCACTTCATCCATGGAATGAGCCCCTAAAAAAGATCACAAGCCTTAGCAAAGGGAAAAACTTGCATATCCTTACACCGATGATTGGGGAACAGGTGAATCTGAACCATTCGGACAATCAGTTCAGGCTATGGTGGGACGATTAA
- a CDS encoding GNAT family N-acetyltransferase, whose product MENLKFEISPYQDELQMLIDEKKAGYMSIEIDGRQLIVYYTKLNEDLEGQGYAKLLLDELVRYAEEKDLLIDPECDFVRLQFENHPKRYKDIWHA is encoded by the coding sequence ATGGAAAATTTAAAGTTTGAAATATCTCCATATCAGGATGAATTGCAGATGTTAATCGATGAGAAAAAGGCAGGTTACATGTCCATAGAGATTGACGGAAGACAATTAATTGTTTACTACACCAAATTAAATGAGGATCTCGAAGGACAAGGATATGCAAAACTTCTTTTAGATGAACTGGTACGATATGCAGAAGAAAAGGACCTATTAATAGATCCTGAATGTGATTTTGTAAGACTACAATTTGAAAACCATCCTAAAAGGTATAAAGATATCTGGCACGCCTGA
- a CDS encoding helix-turn-helix domain-containing protein, producing the protein MEISESLQEFYHRNQVPVFPSCLLHTGLGHFNVFSRDNCALVSPYSRRDYYKISLIIGKGKLHYADKWIRIDQPALLFSNPVIPYSWEADNEEQTGWFCLFTDQFLQNGTRLGNLQDSPLFKIGGTPVFFVNDEQQKSISDIFEKMMTEIQSDYIHKYDMLRSYLHILIHETMKMHPAESFEPYQNASQRVASLFMELLERQFPIDSPEAFLKLKTPNDYAESLSIHVNSLNRSVKEVTGRTTTQQITARIIQEAHALLKHTDWSISEIAYGLGFEEPAYFTNYFKKQTGNTPNMLRNNLV; encoded by the coding sequence ATGGAAATATCAGAGTCTTTACAAGAATTTTATCATCGTAATCAGGTACCGGTTTTCCCCTCGTGTCTTTTACATACAGGCTTAGGACATTTTAATGTTTTCTCCAGGGATAACTGTGCATTGGTGAGTCCTTACAGCAGAAGAGATTATTATAAGATTTCATTGATTATTGGAAAAGGAAAGCTTCATTATGCCGATAAGTGGATCCGGATAGATCAGCCGGCTTTATTGTTTTCGAACCCTGTTATTCCTTATTCCTGGGAGGCAGACAATGAAGAGCAGACAGGCTGGTTTTGCCTTTTTACAGACCAGTTTCTTCAGAATGGAACCCGTTTGGGAAACCTTCAGGACTCCCCTCTTTTTAAAATAGGAGGCACGCCAGTCTTCTTCGTTAATGATGAACAGCAGAAATCTATTTCAGATATTTTTGAAAAAATGATGACAGAAATCCAATCTGATTATATCCATAAATATGATATGCTTCGTAGTTATCTTCATATTTTAATCCATGAAACCATGAAGATGCATCCTGCAGAGAGCTTTGAGCCTTATCAAAATGCTTCACAAAGAGTAGCTTCGTTATTTATGGAATTACTGGAAAGACAGTTTCCGATTGACAGTCCTGAAGCATTTTTAAAACTTAAAACACCTAATGATTATGCAGAAAGTCTCTCCATTCATGTTAATTCTTTAAACCGTTCAGTAAAAGAAGTTACGGGAAGAACGACTACGCAGCAGATTACCGCAAGGATTATTCAGGAAGCTCATGCTCTTTTGAAGCACACCGACTGGAGTATTTCTGAAATTGCTTATGGTCTTGGATTTGAAGAACCTGCCTATTTTACGAACTATTTTAAAAAACAAACTGGCAATACTCCCAATATGCTAAGAAATAATCTTGTTTGA
- a CDS encoding aldo/keto reductase produces MKFRKLGNTGEQLSAIGLGCMGMSFAYGPADEQESINTLHRALDLGVNFWDTADMYANGENEKLISKVLVPNRDKIFIATKFGFRFKDGKASHSGAPGTYFDGSPEWIRQAVDLSLQRLKIDTIDLYYAHRVDPNIPVEETVGAMAELVKEGKVKYIGLSEASAESIRKANNIHPITALQSEYSILTRDVEKEILPTIRELGISLVPYSPLARGLFANINEAQNFGDDDFRKSLPRYQEASLENNRNLAKEFNDFANVKGVKGTQLALAWVLNQGDDIIPIPGTKRIKYLEENIKATDIELSQSDLNTIDTILKKYPNVGERYSEGSMKLVNN; encoded by the coding sequence ATGAAATTTAGAAAATTAGGAAATACAGGAGAACAACTGTCCGCTATCGGTCTGGGATGTATGGGAATGAGCTTTGCATATGGTCCAGCGGATGAACAAGAGAGTATTAACACGCTGCATAGAGCTTTAGATTTAGGAGTTAACTTCTGGGATACGGCTGATATGTATGCCAATGGAGAAAATGAAAAACTGATTTCCAAAGTATTGGTTCCAAATCGTGATAAAATTTTTATCGCTACAAAATTCGGATTTAGATTTAAAGACGGTAAAGCCAGTCACAGTGGTGCTCCCGGAACTTATTTTGACGGTTCCCCGGAGTGGATCAGACAGGCCGTAGATTTAAGTCTTCAGAGACTGAAAATTGATACAATAGATTTATATTATGCACACAGGGTTGATCCGAATATCCCTGTTGAGGAAACAGTAGGAGCGATGGCAGAGCTTGTAAAAGAGGGGAAGGTAAAATATATTGGTTTATCAGAAGCTTCTGCTGAATCAATCAGAAAAGCCAATAATATTCACCCAATTACGGCTTTGCAGTCCGAATATTCAATCCTTACAAGAGATGTTGAAAAAGAGATTTTACCCACAATCAGAGAGCTGGGAATTTCCTTAGTTCCTTACTCCCCTTTAGCAAGAGGACTTTTCGCTAACATCAATGAAGCACAGAATTTTGGAGATGATGATTTCAGAAAGTCATTACCCCGTTATCAGGAGGCAAGCCTCGAAAATAACAGGAACTTAGCTAAAGAATTTAATGATTTTGCTAATGTTAAAGGAGTAAAAGGAACACAGTTAGCATTAGCGTGGGTATTGAACCAGGGAGATGATATTATTCCTATTCCGGGAACCAAACGGATTAAATACCTGGAAGAAAATATTAAAGCAACGGATATTGAGCTTTCTCAATCAGATCTGAATACGATTGATACCATCTTGAAAAAGTACCCCAATGTTGGAGAAAGATATAGTGAAGGATCTATGAAATTGGTCAATAATTAG
- a CDS encoding MBL fold metallo-hydrolase produces MNRRELLKNGLLAGAFSVLPFANTLAGTHKKTLVWKDDLSGVKKIKLGELELYILTDGYIHEENLLSFAPRGNISELKTILKDNFRSEDSIDMAMNILLVKAKDRLILMDTGMGIFADERTGFLLKSLEKAGFSAADVTDIFISHAHPDHIGGVVDKEDKLVFPKADIFISKVEHDFWMRATLKDFTNSALKKQPELLNKIILAIQRILKTIKPKLNFYDLDKSLYDNFSFQLAPGHTPGLTLVNINSGNESLLYIADLMHSDVVLFPHPDWGYFGDTDLDIAIESRKKILDQLAKTKSRAFAYHLPWPGLGFTQKKGNGFEWFPESFMN; encoded by the coding sequence ATGAACAGAAGAGAACTTTTAAAAAATGGACTATTAGCAGGAGCTTTTAGTGTTTTACCTTTTGCCAATACTTTAGCGGGAACTCATAAGAAAACCTTAGTTTGGAAAGATGATCTTTCAGGAGTTAAAAAAATCAAATTAGGAGAATTGGAGTTGTATATTCTTACAGATGGATATATTCACGAAGAAAACCTCTTGTCTTTTGCTCCCCGGGGAAATATATCTGAATTAAAGACCATTCTCAAAGATAATTTTCGCTCCGAAGATTCTATCGATATGGCAATGAATATTTTGCTGGTTAAAGCAAAAGACAGATTGATCTTAATGGATACCGGAATGGGAATTTTTGCAGACGAAAGAACCGGATTTCTGTTAAAAAGCTTGGAAAAAGCAGGGTTTTCAGCAGCTGATGTTACCGATATATTTATTTCTCATGCTCATCCGGATCATATCGGCGGAGTGGTGGATAAAGAAGATAAACTGGTTTTTCCTAAAGCTGATATTTTTATTTCGAAAGTTGAACATGATTTCTGGATGAGGGCAACACTCAAAGATTTTACCAATAGTGCTTTAAAAAAGCAACCGGAACTTCTTAATAAGATTATACTTGCCATTCAGAGGATCTTAAAGACTATAAAGCCAAAACTGAATTTTTATGATTTGGATAAATCGTTATATGATAATTTCAGCTTTCAGTTAGCACCGGGACATACACCGGGACTTACATTGGTGAATATTAATTCCGGAAATGAAAGTTTGCTGTATATCGCAGATCTGATGCATTCTGATGTCGTTTTATTTCCGCATCCCGATTGGGGATATTTCGGAGATACGGATCTGGATATTGCTATAGAATCACGGAAAAAAATCCTTGATCAATTAGCCAAAACTAAATCCAGAGCTTTTGCTTACCATTTGCCATGGCCTGGTTTAGGTTTCACCCAAAAGAAAGGCAATGGATTTGAATGGTTTCCGGAAAGCTTTATGAATTAA
- a CDS encoding IS1182 family transposase, with product MLSTSKVVFKDYTPKENLLFPPNLSELIDERHPVKIVSNIIDGLDIKSLIKTYKPGGTSCYHPKMLLKVLIYGYLSNIYSSRKMEQALKENIHFMWLSAMSRPDHNTLNRFRSERLKGEIKAIFTQIVLLLEKEGLVSLKTTFVDGTKIEANANRYTFVWGRAVKKHKERIAEQLEELWNYAETVAKDELENTESIDFKEVDSEKVTQTIEKINEVLKDKKVASKVRQKLNYAKKNWADNLEKYKKQQELLEDRNSYSKTDTDATFMRMKEDHMRNGQLKPAYNLQISTHRQFILHYSIHPNPTDTKTLATHLLGFEESYHKAPKELVADAGYGSEENYNLLKSKKIKAYVKYNYFRKDQKSGQITTSQNNPKLAKIREKVFKLLNTSKGIKLRKQRSHDVEPVFAELKHNKNFKRFMLRGKNKVEVEIGILAIAHNLKKMSKAA from the coding sequence GTGTTAAGTACGTCAAAAGTAGTCTTTAAAGATTACACCCCCAAAGAAAATCTGCTTTTTCCTCCCAATTTATCGGAGTTGATTGATGAGCGACATCCTGTGAAAATTGTTTCAAACATTATTGATGGCTTGGATATCAAAAGCTTAATTAAAACCTACAAACCTGGCGGAACATCTTGCTACCACCCGAAAATGCTTTTGAAAGTTTTGATTTATGGCTATTTAAGCAATATCTATTCAAGCCGCAAAATGGAGCAGGCCTTGAAAGAAAACATCCATTTTATGTGGCTCTCTGCAATGAGCCGTCCCGATCATAACACCTTAAACAGGTTCCGTAGTGAACGATTGAAAGGTGAGATTAAAGCTATTTTCACACAAATTGTTCTTCTTTTGGAAAAGGAAGGTTTGGTAAGTCTGAAAACCACTTTTGTAGATGGCACCAAGATAGAAGCCAATGCCAATCGCTATACTTTTGTTTGGGGAAGAGCTGTCAAAAAACACAAAGAAAGGATTGCAGAGCAATTAGAAGAGCTTTGGAACTATGCAGAAACAGTTGCCAAAGACGAGCTTGAAAATACAGAAAGTATTGATTTTAAAGAAGTAGATTCTGAAAAAGTAACTCAAACCATCGAAAAGATCAATGAAGTTTTGAAAGATAAAAAAGTAGCTTCAAAAGTTCGTCAGAAACTGAATTATGCTAAGAAAAACTGGGCAGATAATTTAGAGAAATATAAAAAACAGCAAGAATTATTAGAAGATAGAAATTCCTATTCCAAAACCGATACAGACGCTACTTTTATGCGAATGAAGGAGGATCATATGCGAAACGGACAACTAAAACCCGCTTACAATCTACAAATTTCTACCCATAGACAATTCATTTTACATTATTCAATTCATCCCAACCCAACAGACACCAAAACATTAGCGACTCATTTACTGGGTTTTGAAGAAAGCTATCATAAAGCTCCCAAAGAGCTTGTTGCTGATGCTGGTTATGGCTCAGAAGAAAATTACAACTTGTTAAAATCTAAGAAAATAAAAGCTTATGTTAAATATAATTACTTCAGAAAAGATCAGAAATCGGGACAAATAACCACTTCACAAAACAATCCTAAATTGGCAAAAATCAGAGAAAAGGTTTTCAAACTTCTTAATACCAGCAAGGGCATCAAACTCAGAAAACAAAGATCCCATGATGTTGAACCTGTTTTTGCAGAGCTCAAACACAACAAAAATTTTAAACGATTCATGCTTCGGGGAAAAAATAAAGTCGAGGTAGAAATCGGCATACTCGCAATTGCCCACAATCTAAAGAAAATGTCAAAAGCAGCCTAA